Proteins from a genomic interval of Ruficoccus amylovorans:
- a CDS encoding alpha-ketoglutarate-dependent dioxygenase AlkB family protein has product MDLFSPDPTANVLPADGAVYYHGPVMDAASSTRYYENLLATVPWQSDEVVLFGRRIVTARKVAWYGNAGCRYAYSGTVKTAIAWTPELLELKALVEEKTALRFNSCLLNLYASGHEGMGWHSDDEKSLGPAPTIASLSFGAERKFAFRHKRSGITRSLVLEDASLLVMAPPTQEHWQHSLPKTRKVGSPRVNLTFRSIRLPGQ; this is encoded by the coding sequence ATGGACCTGTTTTCTCCCGACCCCACCGCTAATGTGCTCCCTGCCGATGGTGCCGTTTACTATCACGGCCCGGTCATGGACGCGGCCAGCTCGACGCGTTATTATGAAAACCTGCTGGCAACGGTCCCCTGGCAAAGCGACGAGGTGGTGCTCTTTGGCCGCCGGATCGTGACGGCGCGCAAGGTGGCGTGGTACGGCAACGCCGGTTGCCGCTATGCCTACTCGGGCACGGTCAAAACCGCGATTGCGTGGACGCCGGAGTTGCTGGAACTGAAAGCGCTGGTCGAGGAAAAGACCGCTCTGCGGTTCAACTCCTGCCTGCTCAATCTCTACGCCAGCGGCCATGAGGGCATGGGCTGGCACAGCGACGACGAGAAATCCCTCGGCCCCGCTCCGACCATCGCTTCGCTCAGCTTCGGGGCCGAGCGAAAGTTCGCTTTCCGCCACAAGCGCAGCGGCATCACCCGTTCGCTCGTGCTGGAGGATGCGAGCCTCTTGGTCATGGCTCCGCCGACGCAAGAGCACTGGCAGCATAGTTTGCCCAAGACGCGCAAGGTCGGTTCGCCGCGCGTGAATCTGACCTTCCGGAGCATTCGCTTGCCCGGCCAGTAG
- a CDS encoding DMT family transporter, whose protein sequence is MDWVTLGLFSAVVLGLYDLGKKHAVRDNAVLPVLFWAQVFSAAIWLPWLILSHARPEAVPSDLLRVEPIDALGHLRLFAKSALVGTSWIFAYFALKHLPISLVAPIRATSPVWTLFGAFFLLGERFNGLQWAGIAVTLGGFYLLSVAGRLEGISFHRNRWVMFIIAATFLGAVSSLYDKYLLNIVGYRTPTVQSWFTVYLVVFFFPFFWGWKRRWWPRGEFQWRWSIPFVGLALLIADFAYFRALEMEGVLIGVMACLRRGSALVSFGGGLWLFKEKNGLQKLPALLTILAGIILLVMGKD, encoded by the coding sequence ATGGATTGGGTAACGTTGGGGTTGTTTTCGGCCGTGGTCCTCGGCTTGTACGATCTGGGCAAGAAGCACGCAGTCCGCGACAACGCGGTGCTGCCGGTGCTTTTCTGGGCGCAGGTTTTTTCCGCCGCTATCTGGCTGCCGTGGTTGATCCTGAGCCATGCGCGTCCGGAGGCGGTTCCGAGCGACCTGCTGCGGGTCGAGCCGATTGACGCGCTCGGGCACCTGCGGCTGTTCGCTAAATCCGCTCTGGTCGGGACTTCGTGGATATTTGCCTACTTTGCCCTGAAACACCTGCCGATCTCGTTGGTGGCCCCGATCCGGGCGACAAGCCCGGTGTGGACGCTGTTCGGGGCGTTTTTCCTGCTGGGCGAGCGGTTCAACGGGCTTCAGTGGGCGGGCATCGCGGTTACGCTCGGTGGGTTCTATCTGCTCTCGGTGGCGGGGAGACTGGAGGGGATCAGCTTCCACCGTAATCGCTGGGTCATGTTTATCATAGCGGCGACGTTTCTGGGCGCGGTCAGCTCGCTCTACGACAAGTACCTGCTCAACATCGTCGGCTACCGCACGCCGACGGTGCAGTCGTGGTTTACGGTCTATCTGGTGGTTTTCTTCTTCCCGTTTTTCTGGGGATGGAAGCGGCGGTGGTGGCCCCGAGGCGAGTTCCAGTGGCGCTGGTCGATTCCCTTCGTCGGCTTGGCGCTCCTGATCGCCGATTTCGCCTACTTTCGCGCGCTTGAGATGGAGGGCGTGCTCATCGGGGTGATGGCGTGCCTGCGGCGAGGGAGTGCGCTGGTGTCCTTTGGCGGCGGACTGTGGCTGTTCAAGGAAAAGAACGGCCTGCAAAAACTCCCGGCCCTGCTGACAATCCTCGCCGGTATCATCCTGTTGGTGATGGGGAAGGATTGA
- a CDS encoding LysR family transcriptional regulator: protein MELRHLECLVEVVRQGGFSAAARTLGMTQPTVSKAVGQLEHECGARLLDRLKEGVRVTDAGACVLRRAKMMLTERDHLNDELAELRGLESGRLRLGLPVLGSSILFAPQVAEYRRRYPGIDIELREHGSRHLEEQVRSGEIEMGATLYPVPQDFEWQQVIDEPLVALLPAGHALAGRRTVKFKELTASPFILFESGFVLNAVLARACRQRGVELEVAARGAHADFIIALVSAGLGVSVLPRLIIETRNNIGVSTPLIEDKDIRWRLGLIWRRSLSLSPAAEKWLALVREKQSPARSGRSGRNG, encoded by the coding sequence ATGGAGCTGCGTCATTTGGAATGTCTGGTCGAAGTCGTCCGCCAGGGCGGGTTTTCCGCCGCCGCCAGAACCCTGGGGATGACTCAGCCGACGGTGAGCAAGGCGGTCGGCCAGCTTGAGCACGAGTGTGGGGCGCGGCTGCTCGACCGCCTGAAGGAAGGCGTCCGCGTGACCGATGCCGGGGCCTGCGTCCTGCGGCGGGCGAAGATGATGCTGACCGAGCGCGACCATCTCAACGATGAGCTGGCCGAGTTGCGCGGGCTGGAGTCCGGGCGTCTGCGGCTGGGCCTGCCCGTGCTGGGCAGCAGCATTCTGTTTGCCCCGCAGGTGGCCGAGTACCGGCGACGCTACCCCGGCATAGACATCGAACTGCGCGAGCACGGCAGCCGCCATCTGGAGGAGCAGGTCCGCAGCGGCGAGATCGAAATGGGAGCGACCCTGTACCCCGTGCCTCAAGACTTTGAGTGGCAACAGGTCATTGACGAGCCGCTGGTCGCGCTCCTGCCCGCCGGGCACGCCTTGGCCGGGCGTCGCACCGTGAAGTTCAAGGAACTGACGGCGAGCCCGTTTATTCTTTTCGAAAGCGGTTTTGTCCTGAACGCGGTTCTGGCCAGGGCCTGTCGCCAGCGGGGTGTCGAACTGGAGGTCGCGGCGCGGGGAGCACACGCGGACTTTATCATCGCGCTGGTCTCGGCCGGCCTGGGGGTGTCGGTCCTGCCCCGGCTGATTATCGAGACGCGCAACAATATCGGCGTCAGCACGCCCTTGATCGAGGATAAGGACATCCGCTGGCGGCTCGGCCTGATCTGGCGGCGCAGCCTGTCCCTGTCTCCCGCCGCCGAGAAGTGGCTGGCGCTGGTGCGGGAAAAACAGTCCCCGGCGCGGAGTGGCCGCAGCGGGCGGAACGGATGA
- a CDS encoding HlyD family secretion protein: MELIFLGLYFGLCYLLVKKLKWIPLNAISMVTMCTIPVVLICAEILLLNLSQPASTELRVFRRMVDMIPNVQGVVVDVPVEPNQRVKKGDVIYRLDPTPYKSKVDELKAQLVQARQDAKKLEQDLVIAQSEVDSVQAELTLSKQRSDEYVNLADKGAGNKFDVQDMQTKTQVLEADLAAAQAKHQQVVEELNAQVDGVWARVAAIQAELEGAQWNLDQTVMRAPADGYVPNIQLRPGQHVTTFPMASPQIFVEEDYYLVAFFDQNQLVFVEEGDDAEVSLRSHPGRVLQGKVKYIVWINGESLMPISTLSPNSGANILPPVQYAVRVELNPEDADVHLPAGAVGQCAIYTKKLSELRILRMIIIRMNAYTNWLIFKL, translated from the coding sequence ATGGAACTCATTTTTCTCGGACTGTATTTCGGCCTCTGCTATCTGCTGGTCAAAAAGCTCAAGTGGATCCCGCTCAACGCGATTTCGATGGTCACCATGTGTACGATCCCGGTCGTGCTCATCTGCGCCGAAATCCTCCTGCTCAACCTCTCCCAACCCGCCTCGACGGAGCTGCGCGTCTTCCGGCGCATGGTGGATATGATCCCGAACGTGCAAGGCGTGGTGGTTGATGTGCCGGTCGAGCCGAACCAACGCGTCAAAAAGGGCGACGTCATTTACCGCCTCGACCCGACCCCGTACAAGAGCAAGGTTGATGAACTCAAGGCGCAGCTCGTGCAGGCCCGCCAGGACGCCAAAAAGCTGGAGCAGGACCTCGTCATCGCCCAGAGCGAAGTCGATTCGGTCCAGGCTGAGCTGACGCTCTCCAAGCAGCGTTCGGACGAATACGTCAACCTCGCCGACAAGGGCGCGGGCAACAAGTTCGACGTGCAGGACATGCAGACCAAGACCCAGGTGCTCGAAGCCGACCTTGCCGCCGCCCAGGCCAAGCATCAACAGGTGGTCGAGGAACTGAATGCGCAGGTGGACGGCGTCTGGGCCCGCGTCGCCGCCATTCAGGCCGAGCTCGAAGGGGCGCAATGGAACCTCGACCAAACCGTGATGCGCGCCCCCGCCGACGGTTATGTGCCCAACATCCAGCTTCGCCCCGGCCAGCACGTCACGACCTTTCCCATGGCCTCGCCGCAGATTTTCGTGGAGGAGGATTACTACCTCGTGGCCTTCTTCGACCAAAACCAACTCGTCTTCGTCGAGGAGGGCGACGACGCAGAGGTCAGCTTGCGCTCGCACCCCGGCCGTGTCCTGCAGGGCAAGGTCAAGTACATTGTCTGGATCAACGGCGAGTCCCTCATGCCCATCTCGACCCTCTCGCCCAACTCCGGGGCCAACATCCTTCCCCCCGTCCAGTACGCCGTGCGCGTGGAGCTCAACCCCGAGGATGCCGATGTCCACCTGCCTGCGGGGGCAGTCGGCCAATGCGCGATCTACACCAAGAAGCTCTCGGAACTGCGCATCCTGCGCATGATTATCATCCGGATGAACGCCTACACGAACTGGCTCATCTTCAAACTCTGA
- the ada gene encoding bifunctional DNA-binding transcriptional regulator/O6-methylguanine-DNA methyltransferase Ada — protein sequence MKPRPGNPAQNLPAGGRYRSDAQRWQAVAQRDGTADGHFCYAVVTTGIYCRPGCPSRLPRRENVTFYATSAEAEQAGFRPCRRCHPEAASLAEQRLSAVARACELMEKADEPPGLAALAQAVGMSPFYFHRVFKEVTGLTPKAYARAHRARRMRDELPRRRSVTEAIYDAGYNSNGRFYAEAGEVLGMTASRFRKGGVGETIRFAVAQCSLGAILVAASARGVCAVSLGDDPDGLVRELQDRFPRAELLGGDREFEQLAARVIALVESPGSGQDLPLDIRGTAFQQRVWQALGQIPAGSTVSYAGLAERIGAAGSARAVAQACAANTLAVVVPCHRVVRTDGSLSGYRWGVERKRRLLERESAS from the coding sequence ATGAAGCCCAGACCTGGCAATCCCGCTCAAAACCTTCCTGCCGGGGGGCGTTATCGCAGTGATGCTCAACGCTGGCAGGCTGTTGCCCAGCGGGACGGGACGGCGGACGGGCACTTTTGCTACGCGGTCGTGACGACCGGGATTTACTGCCGTCCGGGCTGCCCCTCGCGTCTGCCCCGGCGGGAAAATGTGACTTTTTACGCGACCAGCGCCGAGGCTGAGCAAGCCGGGTTCCGGCCCTGCCGCCGTTGCCATCCGGAGGCAGCTAGTCTGGCCGAGCAGCGCCTGAGCGCAGTGGCGCGGGCCTGCGAATTGATGGAAAAAGCCGATGAGCCGCCGGGGCTGGCGGCGTTGGCTCAGGCTGTTGGGATGAGCCCGTTTTATTTCCACCGGGTCTTTAAGGAAGTGACCGGCCTCACGCCCAAGGCCTACGCCCGGGCCCACCGCGCCCGGCGGATGCGGGACGAACTACCGCGACGCCGGAGCGTGACTGAGGCCATTTACGACGCGGGCTACAACTCGAATGGCCGCTTCTATGCGGAGGCCGGGGAGGTCTTGGGAATGACTGCGTCCCGCTTCCGCAAGGGCGGGGTGGGCGAGACAATCCGCTTTGCGGTGGCGCAGTGCTCGCTCGGGGCGATTCTGGTGGCGGCGTCCGCGCGGGGCGTCTGCGCGGTTTCGCTGGGCGACGATCCCGACGGGCTGGTGCGGGAGCTTCAGGACCGCTTCCCCCGGGCCGAGTTGCTTGGCGGGGACCGTGAATTCGAGCAACTGGCGGCCCGTGTTATCGCCCTGGTGGAGTCGCCGGGGAGCGGCCAGGACCTGCCGCTGGACATTCGCGGGACGGCCTTTCAGCAGCGCGTCTGGCAGGCGCTCGGGCAAATCCCCGCCGGGTCCACGGTGAGCTATGCCGGGCTGGCGGAGCGGATTGGCGCGGCTGGTTCGGCGCGGGCTGTGGCGCAGGCTTGCGCCGCCAACACGCTGGCCGTGGTGGTGCCGTGTCATCGCGTTGTCCGGACGGACGGGTCGCTTTCCGGCTATCGCTGGGGCGTCGAGCGCAAGCGTCGGCTGCTGGAGCGCGAGAGCGCGTCGTGA
- a CDS encoding LrgB family protein, protein MAPFAKALFWCVCTLAVYLAARRLHRACGRWWSSPLLVTWTACGLLIVLLRASYHEYLAGTHWLVWLLGPATIAFAIPIHRHRAMIRQHWLLLSVGVVVGSLLAIATSWAFASFFELSPELRASLLPRSITTPLAMDASRLLGGVPELTAVFTALTGLFGAAVGETLLHVLPVRSYFARGALFGMGAHGAGVAKATELGQEEGVIASLIMIFSGQFTILLVALTTLL, encoded by the coding sequence ATGGCTCCGTTCGCTAAGGCGCTGTTCTGGTGTGTGTGCACGCTGGCCGTCTATCTGGCGGCGCGGCGGCTGCACCGCGCCTGCGGGCGCTGGTGGAGCTCCCCGCTACTGGTGACTTGGACCGCCTGCGGCCTGCTCATTGTCCTGCTGCGAGCCTCCTACCACGAGTACCTCGCAGGCACGCACTGGCTGGTCTGGCTGCTTGGTCCGGCCACGATCGCCTTCGCCATCCCCATCCACCGGCACCGCGCCATGATCCGCCAGCACTGGTTGCTGCTCAGTGTCGGGGTCGTGGTGGGAAGCCTGCTCGCCATCGCCACCTCATGGGCGTTCGCCTCCTTCTTTGAACTCTCGCCCGAACTACGGGCCAGCCTGCTGCCGCGCTCCATCACCACGCCGCTGGCGATGGACGCCTCCCGGCTGTTGGGGGGCGTGCCGGAGCTGACTGCGGTATTCACCGCGCTGACCGGCCTCTTCGGGGCCGCCGTGGGCGAGACGCTGCTCCACGTCCTGCCTGTGCGCTCGTACTTTGCCCGGGGGGCGCTCTTCGGGATGGGGGCGCATGGGGCGGGCGTGGCCAAGGCCACCGAGCTGGGCCAGGAAGAAGGCGTCATCGCCTCGCTCATCATGATTTTCTCCGGACAGTTCACCATCCTCCTTGTCGCCCTGACAACCCTGCTCTAA
- a CDS encoding phytoene desaturase family protein codes for MSKRIGIVGAGPGGLISALLLASRGMEVTVYERGKQVGGRNGKFVLDAYSFDIGPTFLMMKYLLDEIFTEAGENSSDWIEFMELDPMYRLQFADGFIYDATRDLERAKAQIAARYPGAERGVDRFMKEEKARFDRIAPCLQRPYLRFTDLINQRTMRLLPDVLGRRSVFDVLKGYFGEDQLAVAFSFQSKYLGMSPWECPGFFAMLAYIEYAFGVYHVKGGLSEISTGIARAAQKHGANIRLGADVAQLEVVNGSVKGVRLTDGSLEHHDEVIINADFGWAASHLFPEGVIKKFTPQKLSSMGVSCSTFMLYLGVDKLYDKLAHHTIFFAEDYAKNVRQIFGNEVPDDLSIYVRNASITDPTLAPAGHSAVYVLVPMPNCRSGTDWASAKQRVRGQTLDLLETRCGMTDLRKHITTEKIVTPADWRDQFRVYDGATFNLAHSLPQMLYFRPRNKFEEVDNCYLVGGGTHPGSGLPTIFESGRITANLISR; via the coding sequence ATGAGTAAACGCATAGGTATCGTAGGCGCCGGACCAGGCGGACTCATCTCTGCCCTGTTGCTGGCCAGCCGGGGGATGGAAGTGACCGTGTACGAGCGCGGCAAGCAGGTCGGCGGACGCAACGGCAAGTTCGTGCTTGATGCCTACAGCTTCGACATTGGCCCGACGTTTCTGATGATGAAGTACCTTCTGGACGAGATCTTCACAGAGGCGGGCGAGAACAGCTCCGACTGGATCGAATTCATGGAGCTCGACCCCATGTACCGGCTGCAGTTCGCCGACGGTTTCATCTACGATGCCACCCGCGACCTGGAGCGGGCGAAGGCCCAGATCGCCGCGCGCTACCCCGGGGCCGAACGCGGCGTTGACCGCTTTATGAAGGAAGAGAAAGCGCGCTTTGACCGGATCGCTCCCTGTCTTCAGCGACCCTACCTGCGCTTCACCGACCTGATCAACCAGCGCACGATGCGCCTCCTGCCCGATGTCCTCGGGCGGCGATCCGTCTTCGACGTACTCAAGGGCTACTTCGGTGAAGACCAGCTCGCAGTCGCGTTTTCTTTCCAAAGCAAATATCTCGGCATGTCTCCGTGGGAGTGTCCGGGCTTCTTCGCCATGCTCGCGTACATTGAGTACGCCTTCGGTGTTTACCATGTCAAAGGCGGGCTGAGCGAGATCTCCACCGGCATCGCCCGCGCCGCGCAAAAGCACGGTGCGAACATCCGCCTGGGCGCAGATGTGGCGCAGTTGGAGGTGGTCAACGGTTCGGTCAAGGGCGTACGACTGACCGACGGTAGCCTGGAGCACCACGACGAAGTCATCATCAACGCCGACTTCGGCTGGGCCGCGAGCCATCTCTTCCCTGAGGGAGTCATTAAAAAGTTCACCCCGCAGAAGCTCTCCAGCATGGGCGTATCCTGCTCGACCTTCATGCTCTACCTGGGCGTGGACAAGCTCTATGACAAGCTGGCGCACCACACGATCTTCTTTGCCGAGGACTACGCGAAAAACGTCCGCCAGATTTTCGGTAACGAAGTGCCCGACGACCTCTCGATCTACGTCCGCAACGCCTCTATCACCGATCCCACGCTGGCTCCCGCCGGACACAGTGCGGTCTATGTACTCGTGCCGATGCCTAACTGCCGCAGCGGCACCGACTGGGCCAGCGCCAAGCAACGCGTGCGCGGGCAGACACTCGACCTCCTCGAAACCCGCTGCGGGATGACCGACCTGCGTAAGCACATCACCACGGAAAAAATTGTCACCCCCGCCGACTGGCGTGACCAGTTCCGGGTGTACGACGGTGCGACCTTCAACCTCGCCCACTCGCTGCCGCAGATGCTCTATTTCCGTCCCCGGAATAAATTCGAAGAGGTGGACAATTGCTACCTCGTCGGTGGCGGCACCCACCCCGGCAGCGGCCTTCCAACCATTTTCGAAAGTGGCAGGATCACCGCGAACCTGATCTCCAGGTAA
- a CDS encoding CidA/LrgA family protein, with the protein MDLGPQIKSVPLSLGRPTRQLLQTGALIGFWWLIQSLVNALHLPLPGSMVGLVLLWVMLDRGVLPLHWLEHGADGLLKHLMLFFVPAMLALVDHPEMLSLLGVKLFVTVLACTLIVMAGTACVVELGFRLCHGSVR; encoded by the coding sequence ATGGACCTCGGGCCTCAGATAAAAAGCGTCCCGCTCAGCCTCGGACGCCCCACGCGTCAGCTTCTCCAGACCGGTGCGCTGATCGGCTTCTGGTGGCTGATCCAGTCGCTGGTCAACGCCCTGCACCTCCCGCTGCCGGGCAGCATGGTCGGTCTCGTCCTGCTGTGGGTGATGCTCGACCGCGGCGTCTTGCCGCTGCACTGGCTGGAGCACGGGGCCGACGGCTTACTCAAGCACCTCATGCTGTTCTTTGTCCCGGCCATGCTCGCGCTGGTGGATCACCCGGAGATGCTCAGCTTGCTGGGCGTCAAGCTGTTCGTCACGGTGCTGGCCTGCACGCTCATTGTCATGGCCGGCACGGCCTGCGTGGTGGAACTCGGATTCCGGCTCTGTCATGGCTCCGTTCGCTAA
- a CDS encoding DUF3302 domain-containing protein encodes MTTLEKVANVAALIILIMIPIMAIALFWMVHILPEKIAHRKNHPQKEAIKVLVLMSLLFGGMLWPIAWVWTFLKSPRLKISRSELALDASDTEEDKDIFSTKADEHRADARPKPPAPTDAELSPAWREEIAALNLRLESMRKVAEEYEQARQALTHLQEQATQGKPATPHSPQA; translated from the coding sequence ATGACCACTTTGGAAAAAGTCGCCAACGTAGCCGCCCTGATCATCCTGATCATGATCCCGATCATGGCGATAGCCCTCTTCTGGATGGTACACATCCTGCCCGAAAAAATCGCCCACCGCAAAAACCACCCGCAGAAAGAGGCCATCAAGGTGCTCGTGCTTATGTCCCTGCTTTTCGGCGGCATGCTCTGGCCCATCGCCTGGGTCTGGACTTTCCTGAAATCCCCCCGCCTGAAAATCAGCCGCAGCGAACTGGCGCTCGACGCCTCCGACACCGAGGAGGATAAGGACATCTTCTCGACCAAGGCCGACGAGCACCGCGCCGACGCCCGCCCCAAACCGCCCGCCCCAACCGACGCAGAGCTCTCACCCGCCTGGCGCGAGGAAATCGCCGCCCTCAACCTGCGACTGGAGTCCATGCGCAAGGTCGCCGAAGAGTACGAACAAGCCCGTCAGGCCCTGACCCACCTTCAGGAGCAGGCCACGCAGGGCAAGCCCGCCACCCCCCATTCCCCCCAAGCCTAA
- a CDS encoding efflux transporter outer membrane subunit has protein sequence MRSFTSSHRLTARARLRRLLPLGLLGLLAGCALKDPPTQHEIIGTSATQLTIPAQWAQGVKTEGEVAVNWPDSFQDPQLKELISEALAYNTNLQAAEARMQQASGGVAVAGSALFPTLGAGAKTGTHMGGDSSGLRGWLVSSTWELDVWGRIRYGRRSAMEQYVSAQYDFAYARQSLVAEVATGWFLAKEARQQIDILDEMIRTNEEIVGIAKTRWEVGAGSEQDYLTAQANINLFRDEQEQARLAYNSALRSLEILIGHYPAAALEISPELPDELEPIPAGLPAELLDRRPDILAAEREVAAQFNLVGSARAARLPKLNLTAAVASLSSNFYQLQNISDPLINVGANLVAPIYMGGELEARQDVATAQQREAMADYATAVLNAFEEVETTLNTLQTLQQRNQLLQQVVSDTNRNLNLAQTRYEIGQTGLYQVSTLQVNLSQAKLDLLSVRTLECLNRVKLHLVLGGDFGMPTGESMDDIELHYANPISALTDSSEKDAK, from the coding sequence GTGCGTTCCTTCACCTCCAGCCACCGCCTCACCGCCCGCGCACGGCTCCGCCGTCTGCTTCCGCTCGGCCTGCTCGGCCTGCTGGCCGGTTGCGCGCTCAAGGACCCGCCGACCCAACACGAGATTATCGGGACGAGCGCCACGCAGTTGACCATCCCCGCCCAGTGGGCCCAGGGCGTCAAGACCGAGGGCGAAGTCGCCGTCAACTGGCCAGACTCTTTCCAGGACCCACAACTGAAGGAACTCATCAGCGAGGCGCTCGCCTACAACACCAACCTCCAGGCCGCCGAAGCCCGCATGCAGCAGGCCTCCGGGGGCGTGGCCGTGGCCGGTTCGGCGCTCTTCCCCACCCTCGGGGCCGGTGCCAAAACCGGCACCCACATGGGGGGTGACAGTTCCGGCCTCCGCGGCTGGTTGGTCAGCTCGACCTGGGAGCTGGATGTGTGGGGCCGCATCCGCTACGGACGCCGCTCCGCCATGGAGCAGTACGTCTCCGCCCAGTACGACTTCGCCTACGCCCGGCAATCGCTCGTGGCCGAGGTGGCCACCGGCTGGTTTCTGGCCAAGGAAGCCCGTCAGCAAATCGACATCCTTGACGAGATGATCCGCACCAACGAGGAAATCGTCGGCATCGCCAAGACCCGCTGGGAAGTCGGCGCGGGCAGCGAACAGGACTACCTGACCGCCCAGGCCAACATCAACCTCTTCCGCGACGAGCAGGAGCAGGCCCGCCTGGCCTACAACTCCGCCCTGCGCTCGCTGGAAATCCTCATCGGCCACTACCCGGCGGCCGCGCTTGAGATCAGCCCGGAACTGCCGGACGAACTCGAACCGATCCCCGCCGGCCTCCCTGCCGAGTTGCTGGACCGCCGGCCGGACATCCTCGCCGCCGAGCGCGAAGTCGCCGCTCAGTTTAACCTCGTCGGTTCGGCCCGCGCCGCCCGCCTGCCCAAGCTCAACCTGACCGCCGCCGTCGCCTCGCTCTCCAGTAATTTTTACCAGCTCCAGAACATCTCCGACCCGCTCATCAACGTCGGGGCCAACCTCGTCGCCCCCATCTACATGGGCGGCGAACTCGAAGCCCGCCAGGACGTGGCCACCGCGCAGCAGCGCGAGGCGATGGCCGACTACGCCACCGCTGTGCTGAACGCCTTTGAAGAGGTCGAGACCACGCTCAACACCCTCCAAACACTTCAACAACGGAACCAGTTGCTCCAGCAGGTTGTCAGCGACACCAACCGCAACCTGAACCTTGCGCAAACCCGCTACGAGATCGGCCAGACCGGACTTTACCAGGTTTCCACGCTCCAGGTCAACCTGAGCCAGGCCAAGCTGGACCTGCTCTCCGTGCGGACCCTTGAGTGCCTGAACCGGGTCAAGCTCCACCTCGTGCTCGGAGGTGACTTCGGCATGCCCACGGGTGAGAGCATGGACGACATCGAACTGCACTACGCCAACCCGATTTCCGCGCTGACGGATTCTTCGGAAAAGGACGCAAAGTAA
- the meaB gene encoding methylmalonyl Co-A mutase-associated GTPase MeaB, whose translation MAQEKQRPEWVPAGADEQTFTTEVMKGVQGGHDGMPGQSVHHTELRSPLKKRRILSAEDYIEGIRQKNRTILARAITLIESNAPAHQEMAQTVLNALMPESGQAARIGITGVPGVGKSTFIEAFGMMLCEMGKKVAVLAVDPSSTVSGGSVLGDKTRMELLSRRQDAFIRPSPSGGTLGGVARKSRETMVLCEAAGFDVILVETVGVGQSEVTVRSMVDFFLLLMLSGQGDELQGIKKGVVELSDAIFVNKADGDNVDRAKAKRSELHSVLRYLQPTTEGWKPTAGICSAQTGFGIDEVWATIERFYTATRESGFFEKRRQRQEIEWMHALIEEGLKSRFFRDPLVRERLPQMEAEIRAGQTSVGASVEQLLHQYFRKG comes from the coding sequence ATGGCCCAGGAAAAGCAACGACCGGAGTGGGTGCCCGCAGGCGCCGACGAGCAGACTTTTACGACCGAAGTGATGAAGGGTGTCCAGGGCGGCCACGACGGCATGCCCGGCCAGAGCGTACACCACACGGAGTTACGTTCCCCGCTCAAGAAGCGCCGCATCCTGAGCGCGGAGGACTACATCGAAGGCATCCGGCAGAAAAACCGCACCATCCTGGCCCGCGCCATCACCCTGATCGAGAGTAACGCCCCCGCCCATCAGGAGATGGCCCAGACGGTCCTCAACGCCCTCATGCCCGAGTCCGGCCAAGCCGCCCGCATCGGCATCACCGGTGTGCCGGGGGTGGGGAAGAGCACCTTTATCGAAGCCTTCGGCATGATGCTCTGCGAGATGGGCAAAAAGGTTGCCGTCCTTGCGGTGGACCCGAGCAGCACCGTCAGCGGCGGCAGCGTGCTGGGCGACAAGACGCGCATGGAACTGCTCTCCCGGCGGCAGGATGCCTTTATCCGGCCTTCACCCTCCGGCGGCACGCTCGGGGGCGTTGCCCGCAAAAGCCGTGAGACGATGGTCTTGTGCGAGGCAGCGGGCTTCGACGTGATCCTGGTGGAGACGGTCGGTGTCGGCCAGAGCGAAGTCACCGTGCGCTCGATGGTGGACTTTTTCCTCCTGCTCATGCTTTCGGGGCAGGGCGATGAACTGCAGGGGATCAAAAAGGGCGTGGTTGAGCTGTCGGACGCGATCTTTGTCAACAAGGCCGACGGCGACAATGTGGACCGCGCCAAGGCCAAACGCTCCGAATTGCACAGTGTGCTGCGCTACCTCCAGCCCACGACCGAGGGCTGGAAGCCGACGGCGGGCATCTGCTCGGCCCAGACCGGGTTCGGGATCGACGAGGTGTGGGCCACGATTGAGCGTTTTTACACAGCGACCCGCGAGAGCGGCTTTTTTGAAAAACGCCGCCAGCGGCAGGAAATCGAGTGGATGCACGCGCTTATCGAAGAGGGGCTCAAGTCCCGCTTCTTCCGCGATCCGCTGGTCCGGGAACGCCTGCCGCAGATGGAGGCCGAGATCCGCGCCGGGCAGACCAGCGTGGGCGCTTCAGTCGAACAGCTTCTGCACCAGTACTTCCGCAAGGGCTGA